The Alosa sapidissima isolate fAloSap1 chromosome 6, fAloSap1.pri, whole genome shotgun sequence genome window below encodes:
- the LOC121712145 gene encoding uncharacterized protein LOC121712145 isoform X2, with translation MHSLWRFHLILFFILVHLNSGLCGNHIMRYSRAGSDVTIQCPNETHPGCNSINWTYKKNKTTKYPLVIEGKFDTPGNNRLRLEPDCSLHIGYVTTVDAGMYICRKSLKDNISVQLAVISVFSSIHESKLKVNDTVTIHCLLHTYDSTTHCNAYKGDLSLEWVGSDHHDVTKSPCNISTRLTLTRNQLGRKVHCRLKRGGVERASAVYTLSFSERREENVVCESAVQMEVLELTIALTAALAVVACVALLVVLRKQSKNKKVKRKKKVGQQNTEEEHTYIEVHPKNPTHAEQRKRVSEESVTYSVVKANTSKKRKTQDFDPYPTYATVQ, from the exons ATGCATTCCTTGTGGCGTTTTCAcctcattttgtttttcatcctTGTTCACCTGAATTCAG GTTTATGTGGAAACCACATCATGAGATATTCCAgggcaggaagtgatgtcacaaTTCAGTGTCCGAATGAGACTCATCCTGGATGTAACTCAATAAACTGGacctacaaaaaaaataaaaccaccAAATATCCCTTGGTGATTGAAGGCAAATTTGATACACCCGGAAATAACCGACTGAGACTGGAGCCTGACTGTTCTCTGCACATTGGTTATGTCACCACTGTTGATGCAGGAATGTACATCTGTAGAAAAAGCCTGAAAGACAATATTTCTGTTCAACTTGCTGTGATCAGTG TTTTCAGCTCTATTCATGAGTCTAAGCTGAAGGTTAACGATACAGTGACCATTCACTGTCTCCTGCACACTTATGACTCTACCACCCACTGCAATGCATACAAAGGGGACTTGAGCCTTGAGTGGGTTGGTTCTGACCATCATGATGTCACTAAATCCCCATGCAACATCAGCACCAGACTGACTCTTACACGGAATCAGCTGGGGAGGAAAGTGCACTGCAGACTGAAACGTGGAGGAGTGGAAAGGGCATCAGCTGTTTACACCCTCAGTTTCTCAG aaagaagagaggaaaatgTTG TCTGCGAGTCTGCTGTGCAAATGGAAGTCCTCGAACTGACCATCGCCTTGACTGCTGCTCTGGCCGTAGTGGCATGTGTAGCTTTGCTGGTGGTCTTGAGGAAGCAATCAA aaaataaaaaagtaaagagaaaaaagaaagttgGCCAGCAAAACACAGAAGAG gaacacacatacattgaGGTTCACCCCAAAAACCCAACACATGCTGAGCAGAGGAAG AGGGTGTCTGAAGAATCTGTGACATATTCTGTGGTCAAGGCCAACACCAGCAAAAAGAGGAAGACTCAGGACTTTGACCCATACCCTACCTATGCTACAGTGCAGTAG
- the LOC121712145 gene encoding uncharacterized protein LOC121712145 isoform X5 has translation MHSLWRFHLILFFILVHLNSGLCGNHIMRYSRAGSDVTIQCPNETHPGCNSINWTYKKNKTTKYPLVIEGKFDTPGNNRLRLEPDCSLHIGYVTTVDAGMYICRKSLKDNISVQLAVISVFSSIHESKLKVNDTVTIHCLLHTYDSTTHCNAYKGDLSLEWVGSDHHDVTKSPCNISTRLTLTRNQLGRKVHCRLKRGGVERASAVYTLSFSEERREENVVCESAVQMEVLELTIALTAALAVVACVALLVVLRKQSKNKKVKRKKKVGQQNTEEEHTYIEVHPKNPTHAEQRKANTSKKRKTQDFDPYPTYATVQ, from the exons ATGCATTCCTTGTGGCGTTTTCAcctcattttgtttttcatcctTGTTCACCTGAATTCAG GTTTATGTGGAAACCACATCATGAGATATTCCAgggcaggaagtgatgtcacaaTTCAGTGTCCGAATGAGACTCATCCTGGATGTAACTCAATAAACTGGacctacaaaaaaaataaaaccaccAAATATCCCTTGGTGATTGAAGGCAAATTTGATACACCCGGAAATAACCGACTGAGACTGGAGCCTGACTGTTCTCTGCACATTGGTTATGTCACCACTGTTGATGCAGGAATGTACATCTGTAGAAAAAGCCTGAAAGACAATATTTCTGTTCAACTTGCTGTGATCAGTG TTTTCAGCTCTATTCATGAGTCTAAGCTGAAGGTTAACGATACAGTGACCATTCACTGTCTCCTGCACACTTATGACTCTACCACCCACTGCAATGCATACAAAGGGGACTTGAGCCTTGAGTGGGTTGGTTCTGACCATCATGATGTCACTAAATCCCCATGCAACATCAGCACCAGACTGACTCTTACACGGAATCAGCTGGGGAGGAAAGTGCACTGCAGACTGAAACGTGGAGGAGTGGAAAGGGCATCAGCTGTTTACACCCTCAGTTTCTCAG aagaaagaagagaggaaaatgTTG TCTGCGAGTCTGCTGTGCAAATGGAAGTCCTCGAACTGACCATCGCCTTGACTGCTGCTCTGGCCGTAGTGGCATGTGTAGCTTTGCTGGTGGTCTTGAGGAAGCAATCAA aaaataaaaaagtaaagagaaaaaagaaagttgGCCAGCAAAACACAGAAGAG gaacacacatacattgaGGTTCACCCCAAAAACCCAACACATGCTGAGCAGAGGAAG GCCAACACCAGCAAAAAGAGGAAGACTCAGGACTTTGACCCATACCCTACCTATGCTACAGTGCAGTAG
- the LOC121712145 gene encoding uncharacterized protein LOC121712145 isoform X6, whose translation MRYSRAGSDVTIQCPNETHPGCNSINWTYKKNKTTKYPLVIEGKFDTPGNNRLRLEPDCSLHIGYVTTVDAGMYICRKSLKDNISVQLAVISVFSSIHESKLKVNDTVTIHCLLHTYDSTTHCNAYKGDLSLEWVGSDHHDVTKSPCNISTRLTLTRNQLGRKVHCRLKRGGVERASAVYTLSFSEERREENVVCESAVQMEVLELTIALTAALAVVACVALLVVLRKQSKNKKVKRKKKVGQQNTEEEHTYIEVHPKNPTHAEQRKRVSEESVTYSVVKANTSKKRKTQDFDPYPTYATVQ comes from the exons ATGAGATATTCCAgggcaggaagtgatgtcacaaTTCAGTGTCCGAATGAGACTCATCCTGGATGTAACTCAATAAACTGGacctacaaaaaaaataaaaccaccAAATATCCCTTGGTGATTGAAGGCAAATTTGATACACCCGGAAATAACCGACTGAGACTGGAGCCTGACTGTTCTCTGCACATTGGTTATGTCACCACTGTTGATGCAGGAATGTACATCTGTAGAAAAAGCCTGAAAGACAATATTTCTGTTCAACTTGCTGTGATCAGTG TTTTCAGCTCTATTCATGAGTCTAAGCTGAAGGTTAACGATACAGTGACCATTCACTGTCTCCTGCACACTTATGACTCTACCACCCACTGCAATGCATACAAAGGGGACTTGAGCCTTGAGTGGGTTGGTTCTGACCATCATGATGTCACTAAATCCCCATGCAACATCAGCACCAGACTGACTCTTACACGGAATCAGCTGGGGAGGAAAGTGCACTGCAGACTGAAACGTGGAGGAGTGGAAAGGGCATCAGCTGTTTACACCCTCAGTTTCTCAG aagaaagaagagaggaaaatgTTG TCTGCGAGTCTGCTGTGCAAATGGAAGTCCTCGAACTGACCATCGCCTTGACTGCTGCTCTGGCCGTAGTGGCATGTGTAGCTTTGCTGGTGGTCTTGAGGAAGCAATCAA aaaataaaaaagtaaagagaaaaaagaaagttgGCCAGCAAAACACAGAAGAG gaacacacatacattgaGGTTCACCCCAAAAACCCAACACATGCTGAGCAGAGGAAG AGGGTGTCTGAAGAATCTGTGACATATTCTGTGGTCAAGGCCAACACCAGCAAAAAGAGGAAGACTCAGGACTTTGACCCATACCCTACCTATGCTACAGTGCAGTAG
- the LOC121712145 gene encoding uncharacterized protein LOC121712145 isoform X1, with protein sequence MHSLWRFHLILFFILVHLNSGLCGNHIMRYSRAGSDVTIQCPNETHPGCNSINWTYKKNKTTKYPLVIEGKFDTPGNNRLRLEPDCSLHIGYVTTVDAGMYICRKSLKDNISVQLAVISVFSSIHESKLKVNDTVTIHCLLHTYDSTTHCNAYKGDLSLEWVGSDHHDVTKSPCNISTRLTLTRNQLGRKVHCRLKRGGVERASAVYTLSFSEERREENVVCESAVQMEVLELTIALTAALAVVACVALLVVLRKQSKNKKVKRKKKVGQQNTEEEHTYIEVHPKNPTHAEQRKRVSEESVTYSVVKANTSKKRKTQDFDPYPTYATVQ encoded by the exons ATGCATTCCTTGTGGCGTTTTCAcctcattttgtttttcatcctTGTTCACCTGAATTCAG GTTTATGTGGAAACCACATCATGAGATATTCCAgggcaggaagtgatgtcacaaTTCAGTGTCCGAATGAGACTCATCCTGGATGTAACTCAATAAACTGGacctacaaaaaaaataaaaccaccAAATATCCCTTGGTGATTGAAGGCAAATTTGATACACCCGGAAATAACCGACTGAGACTGGAGCCTGACTGTTCTCTGCACATTGGTTATGTCACCACTGTTGATGCAGGAATGTACATCTGTAGAAAAAGCCTGAAAGACAATATTTCTGTTCAACTTGCTGTGATCAGTG TTTTCAGCTCTATTCATGAGTCTAAGCTGAAGGTTAACGATACAGTGACCATTCACTGTCTCCTGCACACTTATGACTCTACCACCCACTGCAATGCATACAAAGGGGACTTGAGCCTTGAGTGGGTTGGTTCTGACCATCATGATGTCACTAAATCCCCATGCAACATCAGCACCAGACTGACTCTTACACGGAATCAGCTGGGGAGGAAAGTGCACTGCAGACTGAAACGTGGAGGAGTGGAAAGGGCATCAGCTGTTTACACCCTCAGTTTCTCAG aagaaagaagagaggaaaatgTTG TCTGCGAGTCTGCTGTGCAAATGGAAGTCCTCGAACTGACCATCGCCTTGACTGCTGCTCTGGCCGTAGTGGCATGTGTAGCTTTGCTGGTGGTCTTGAGGAAGCAATCAA aaaataaaaaagtaaagagaaaaaagaaagttgGCCAGCAAAACACAGAAGAG gaacacacatacattgaGGTTCACCCCAAAAACCCAACACATGCTGAGCAGAGGAAG AGGGTGTCTGAAGAATCTGTGACATATTCTGTGGTCAAGGCCAACACCAGCAAAAAGAGGAAGACTCAGGACTTTGACCCATACCCTACCTATGCTACAGTGCAGTAG